From the Desulfosarcina sp. BuS5 genome, one window contains:
- a CDS encoding HEPN domain-containing protein, giving the protein MTEWSKDLVLYRMARAQETLEDARILANARRWNACVNRLYYACFYAVSALLVRHCLSSSKHTGVRSLFNRQYVRTGKIPKDLARIYNDLFERRQEGDYIDFVRFQEPQVLPWISKAEQLVGFIISLVEKEIS; this is encoded by the coding sequence ATGACGGAATGGAGCAAGGATCTGGTGTTGTACCGTATGGCCCGAGCACAAGAGACTCTGGAAGATGCTCGTATTCTTGCCAATGCAAGGCGGTGGAATGCTTGTGTGAACCGGCTCTATTATGCCTGCTTCTATGCGGTATCGGCTCTTCTTGTACGTCACTGCCTGTCATCATCCAAGCATACGGGCGTGCGTAGTCTTTTTAATAGGCAGTATGTGAGGACGGGTAAGATCCCGAAGGATTTGGCACGGATCTACAATGATCTTTTTGAGAGACGTCAAGAGGGTGACTACATCGATTTTGTAAGGTTTCAAGAACCACAGGTTTTGCCATGGATCTCAAAGGCAGAACAACTCGTTGGGTTTATCATCAGCTTGGTTGAAAAAGAGATAAGTTGA
- a CDS encoding nucleotidyltransferase domain-containing protein, whose protein sequence is MKRDELIEQIRQAIHEVELEAEIILYGSRSRGDALSESDWDLLILVDGPINDERTDRIRHRLYEIEWEYGEVISSIVRTREEWNSNLYQAIPFHQRVQQEGIRL, encoded by the coding sequence ATGAAACGAGATGAATTAATTGAGCAAATAAGGCAGGCTATTCATGAGGTGGAACTTGAGGCAGAAATAATCCTTTACGGTTCACGCTCCCGTGGGGATGCTCTCTCGGAATCAGACTGGGACTTACTCATCCTGGTTGATGGCCCTATTAACGATGAACGTACAGATCGAATTCGGCACAGGCTCTATGAAATAGAATGGGAATATGGAGAAGTCATCTCATCGATTGTGCGGACTCGTGAAGAATGGAATAGTAACCTCTATCAGGCTATACCATTTCACCAAAGAGTGCAGCAGGAAGGAATCAGACTATGA
- a CDS encoding 4-vinyl reductase, protein MFNEERDYNKFVWEDLGDLESGRPNLGLSVPVFVYRLLQYTFRDVMITELGINKTNDIIIKAGSLAGRQFCENMLNRELDFNEFVSQLQKVLREQAIGILRIEKVDLENMRFTLTVAEDLDCSGLPPSDEVVCQYDEGFIAGIMEAYTGKPFYAKEIDCWASGDRLCRFDVRLQKDTE, encoded by the coding sequence ATGTTTAATGAAGAGCGTGATTATAACAAATTTGTATGGGAAGACTTGGGTGATCTTGAAAGCGGGAGACCAAACCTTGGTTTAAGTGTTCCGGTTTTTGTTTATCGATTACTCCAATATACTTTTCGAGACGTGATGATAACCGAGTTAGGTATAAACAAAACAAATGATATCATCATTAAGGCAGGCAGTCTTGCCGGGAGGCAATTTTGTGAGAATATGCTGAACAGGGAACTCGATTTTAACGAATTTGTATCTCAGTTACAAAAAGTACTCAGAGAGCAAGCCATCGGGATTCTTCGCATTGAAAAAGTTGATCTTGAGAACATGAGGTTTACATTAACAGTTGCTGAAGATCTTGATTGTTCTGGCCTACCGCCCTCCGATGAGGTTGTTTGTCAATATGATGAGGGTTTTATTGCCGGCATTATGGAGGCCTATACAGGAAAACCTTTCTATGCAAAAGAGATAGACTGTTGGGCAAGTGGTGACAGGCTTTGCCGATTTGATGTAAGACTGCAAAAGGATACTGAATGA
- a CDS encoding type II secretion system F family protein, whose translation MYTFRCKAADQNGRIIEKTILADSKVDAKKLLEVDGYYALEINSEGGLFASIKQKTGLKSFNSKDFLLFNQEVSVLIRAGLSIVAVLDVIIEKGDKSELFTIIRKVRDDISTGESISGAFGKYPGIFPGLYIASLKAGEKSGDIPLAISRYIEYMKSADRIKQKVISSSLYPLILFLASSFVFLFLLVYVVPSLTESFLGTDTPLPVITAILIDVSDAIRSNFFYILIIIVCLYIGIFYFVKTEKGRIFFDRLKINIPFFGEIYLNYSISKLTRTLSTVFSGGIPLVETIKISSGTLNNSFLKMHLENAVKKIEEGIGFADSLLTTNFFPQLALRMISAGEGSGALEQVLNDIADFYENSVDTKLSILTSTIEPLLMIVMGFLIGFIVLAMYMPIFQMATTIS comes from the coding sequence ATGTATACATTTCGATGCAAGGCAGCAGATCAAAATGGTCGTATAATAGAAAAAACTATACTTGCGGATTCAAAGGTCGATGCTAAAAAGTTATTGGAAGTCGATGGATATTATGCTCTTGAAATTAACAGCGAGGGCGGGCTTTTTGCATCAATAAAACAAAAAACAGGTCTAAAAAGTTTTAACTCAAAAGATTTTCTCCTTTTTAATCAGGAAGTTTCAGTACTGATCAGGGCAGGGCTTTCAATAGTGGCAGTTTTAGATGTTATTATTGAAAAAGGAGATAAAAGCGAACTGTTTACCATAATCAGGAAGGTTCGCGATGATATTTCTACTGGTGAATCGATTTCTGGAGCTTTTGGAAAATATCCGGGTATTTTTCCGGGCCTGTATATTGCGTCACTCAAAGCCGGAGAGAAGAGCGGCGACATTCCGCTTGCAATATCAAGGTATATTGAATATATGAAAAGTGCTGACAGGATAAAACAAAAAGTAATCTCCTCTTCATTATACCCATTGATTTTATTTTTGGCTTCCTCTTTTGTATTTCTTTTTCTGCTGGTTTATGTTGTTCCTTCCCTGACCGAGTCTTTCCTGGGAACAGATACACCGCTTCCTGTGATTACAGCTATCCTGATTGATGTAAGCGATGCAATCAGATCCAATTTTTTCTATATTCTTATTATTATAGTATGCTTGTACATTGGCATCTTTTATTTTGTAAAGACTGAAAAAGGCAGGATATTTTTTGATAGATTAAAAATAAACATCCCTTTTTTTGGGGAAATCTATTTGAATTATTCAATATCCAAACTGACACGCACCTTATCTACTGTGTTTAGCGGGGGTATCCCGCTGGTGGAAACCATAAAAATTTCCTCAGGCACTTTGAACAACAGTTTTTTGAAAATGCATCTTGAAAATGCTGTTAAAAAAATAGAAGAAGGCATCGGATTTGCGGATTCTCTCCTGACTACGAATTTTTTTCCACAACTGGCTTTGCGGATGATCTCTGCAGGAGAAGGCAGCGGAGCACTTGAACAGGTATTAAACGATATTGCAGATTTTTATGAAAACAGCGTTGATACAAAGTTGTCAATCTTGACTTCCACCATTGAACCGCTGCTTATGATCGTAATGGGGTTTCTCATAGGCTTTATAGTACTGGCAATGTATATGCCGATCTTCCAAATGGCAACAACAATTTCATAA
- a CDS encoding dynamin family protein, protein MDKFNSLQKELYSINQDILSLLSQAGSIPGMSEDSFKTWLKNCEEIRKQIEEKILRVAVVGPIKSGKSTFTNYLFHGDHLKRSAGVVTSMVTKIQKGDSLKAKLFFKSWDEVNLDMLQAMVLMPSLKDPGGSDSFDIRRTEDRSNLHLAIDSLSDALLISNDILNPQIVLLSSYLKGYEVMKERISLDTSEAEFDEKRFAEHKIFVSDDSLSVYLKDIQLEIDTGFIGNNIEIADCQGSDSSNPLHLTMIQDYLFYANLIIYVISSRTGLRQADIKFLSIIKRMGIMDNIIFVINCDFNEHDTIADLNQLIKNIQEELLIFLNNPEVYTFSALLNLFKSMNNNSARGNILKEKELVKLNQWKGDREFYEFSNRGTDSFESSFKRKLTQERYSLLLKNHIERFGVIAAGIKNCLCINHEILGKDSSNAQKMIEGLRDNQEKMSRIKDMIKNTLSGAVQKIKKETRLDIDKFFGSRSGTIIGDLMEYIRNYRLVYDKYENNLDLNGFANTLYMVFQDFRMEIDAFMAERLNPEMIRFIKDKERYIKEQLESVTVPYETMVKDALVNYISELADFGINGMDTKGEIIGLPDFDSIKSAEDLTVPSVVVRMHFSAKIKTEAIMRLGFYNFIKFIKKIFKKETQNRREEALALKKSIFRIKQETEKAVISHSVNYQENLKFQYFFKLIESASNSYYKALVDRFHANSADHLNIADLIGKKQTDKESALKVLKEMEQIAEQIDLRIKSVKKELCLERKLYLEKP, encoded by the coding sequence ATGGATAAATTTAATTCTCTTCAAAAAGAGCTGTATAGTATAAATCAGGATATATTGTCATTACTCTCACAAGCCGGATCGATTCCCGGTATGTCTGAAGATTCATTCAAAACATGGTTGAAAAATTGTGAAGAAATTCGCAAACAAATTGAGGAAAAGATACTCCGAGTAGCGGTAGTCGGTCCAATAAAATCCGGCAAGAGCACGTTTACAAATTATCTTTTTCATGGTGATCATTTAAAACGAAGCGCAGGTGTTGTTACATCAATGGTTACTAAAATTCAAAAAGGAGACTCGCTTAAGGCAAAACTGTTTTTTAAATCATGGGACGAGGTTAACCTGGATATGTTGCAGGCTATGGTGTTAATGCCGTCTTTAAAAGATCCTGGGGGGAGCGACAGCTTTGACATCAGGCGTACAGAAGATCGCAGTAACCTTCACCTGGCCATAGATTCTTTGAGTGATGCATTGCTAATATCAAACGACATACTGAATCCTCAGATTGTGCTTTTATCATCATACCTCAAAGGGTATGAGGTTATGAAAGAAAGGATCAGCCTGGATACTTCCGAAGCAGAATTTGATGAAAAACGTTTTGCTGAACATAAAATTTTCGTAAGTGATGATTCTCTCTCTGTTTACCTTAAGGACATACAGTTAGAAATAGATACCGGCTTTATTGGTAATAATATCGAGATAGCCGACTGTCAGGGTAGTGACTCATCGAACCCTCTTCATCTTACCATGATACAGGATTATCTTTTTTATGCGAATTTGATTATTTATGTAATAAGCAGCAGAACCGGATTAAGGCAGGCTGATATTAAATTTTTATCCATTATTAAAAGAATGGGCATAATGGATAATATAATTTTTGTCATTAATTGTGATTTTAACGAGCATGATACAATTGCAGACCTCAATCAATTAATAAAAAATATTCAGGAAGAACTTTTAATTTTTTTAAATAATCCTGAGGTCTACACTTTTTCTGCTCTTTTGAATCTTTTTAAATCTATGAATAACAATTCAGCCCGCGGAAATATTTTAAAAGAAAAAGAACTTGTAAAACTCAATCAATGGAAAGGGGATCGGGAATTTTATGAATTTTCCAATAGGGGAACAGACTCTTTTGAATCGTCTTTTAAAAGAAAACTTACCCAGGAACGTTATTCCCTTCTTTTAAAGAACCATATTGAACGTTTTGGAGTTATTGCAGCGGGCATAAAAAACTGTCTCTGCATAAACCATGAGATTCTTGGTAAAGACTCATCAAACGCTCAAAAAATGATCGAGGGATTAAGGGATAATCAGGAAAAGATGAGCCGGATCAAGGATATGATTAAAAACACCTTGTCCGGAGCAGTACAAAAAATCAAGAAAGAGACCAGATTAGATATAGATAAATTTTTTGGCAGTCGATCCGGAACTATTATCGGGGATCTAATGGAGTACATCAGGAATTACAGGTTGGTGTATGACAAATATGAAAATAATCTTGATTTAAATGGTTTTGCAAACACACTTTATATGGTTTTTCAAGATTTCAGGATGGAGATAGATGCTTTTATGGCCGAGAGGCTCAACCCTGAGATGATTAGATTTATAAAAGATAAGGAGAGATATATTAAGGAACAGCTCGAATCCGTCACAGTCCCTTATGAAACAATGGTTAAGGATGCCCTGGTTAACTATATCAGTGAATTGGCGGATTTTGGAATAAACGGCATGGATACAAAAGGAGAAATTATAGGTTTACCCGATTTTGATTCTATAAAATCGGCGGAAGATTTAACCGTTCCTTCGGTAGTTGTTCGCATGCATTTTTCCGCTAAAATAAAAACAGAAGCAATAATGCGCCTTGGATTCTATAATTTTATCAAATTTATCAAGAAAATTTTTAAGAAAGAGACACAAAATAGACGGGAAGAGGCTCTTGCTTTAAAAAAAAGTATTTTCCGTATTAAACAGGAAACAGAAAAAGCTGTTATTTCTCATTCTGTTAATTATCAAGAGAACCTTAAGTTTCAATATTTTTTTAAACTTATCGAATCAGCTTCGAATAGTTATTATAAAGCCCTTGTAGATCGGTTTCATGCAAACAGTGCCGATCATTTGAATATTGCAGATTTGATTGGAAAAAAACAGACAGATAAAGAATCCGCGTTAAAAGTTCTGAAAGAGATGGAACAAATCGCTGAACAGATAGATTTGAGGATTAAAAGTGTAAAAAAGGAGTTATGCCTCGAACGGAAACTATACCTCGAAAAGCCATAA
- a CDS encoding DUF362 domain-containing protein → MKTKVAIVKYEKPVESVGKAIALSGALDKLKKGDRVFIKPNIVFWSRSVAMPPWGVITTTRVVEDVLRQVIKRKPGEIIIGEGTVTSDPKDRETPEHAFETLGYNKIARKYGAKIINVFDKNFRQVDLGGGIRLNLAEDLLNADFVISLPVLKTHAQTRVSLSMKNIKGCLDMESRKLCHSADMINDLDFHVSRLVKALPEACTIIDGIYTLERGPAYTGNARRSNIILASSDLLAADITGAALLGFNPAEVPHIKMCCKEADIFPSPESVELVGEPLENMVRPHKWAFPYNKDDTLPLNLERIGVKGFSLPRYDHSICTYCSELMGPIQMTIGKTWDGKAFDDVEVLTGKIHRPTPGMNHTILLGQCQVKLNKENKHIKNRILVPGCPPKIDKLISGLKESGIEADPAVFENLDMTPGLFMKRYKGKTEFSQKFYRADEKLNTSEGYKLPFFR, encoded by the coding sequence ATGAAAACAAAAGTAGCTATAGTCAAGTACGAAAAGCCTGTTGAATCTGTGGGAAAAGCAATTGCTCTTTCCGGAGCTTTGGACAAACTGAAAAAGGGGGATAGGGTTTTTATTAAACCGAATATTGTCTTCTGGTCACGCAGTGTTGCCATGCCGCCCTGGGGTGTTATCACAACAACCAGAGTTGTGGAGGATGTGCTGCGACAGGTTATAAAAAGAAAGCCTGGAGAGATTATCATAGGAGAAGGCACTGTCACTTCTGATCCCAAAGATAGAGAAACACCCGAGCATGCTTTTGAAACCCTGGGCTATAATAAAATAGCGCGGAAATATGGAGCAAAGATAATTAATGTTTTTGATAAAAATTTCCGACAGGTTGATCTTGGAGGTGGTATCCGTCTTAATCTGGCGGAAGATCTCCTAAATGCTGATTTTGTTATCAGCCTGCCGGTGCTTAAAACCCATGCCCAAACCAGGGTCTCACTCAGCATGAAAAACATCAAGGGATGTCTGGACATGGAGAGCCGGAAGCTTTGTCATTCTGCTGATATGATAAATGATCTCGATTTTCATGTTTCACGTCTTGTAAAGGCATTGCCTGAAGCATGCACAATAATCGATGGTATTTACACCCTGGAACGGGGACCTGCATATACCGGTAATGCCAGAAGAAGTAACATTATTCTGGCATCTTCCGATCTGCTTGCCGCCGACATTACTGGCGCGGCCCTGTTAGGATTCAATCCCGCGGAAGTACCCCATATAAAAATGTGCTGCAAAGAAGCCGATATTTTTCCGTCACCGGAATCTGTTGAGCTTGTCGGCGAGCCCCTGGAAAATATGGTGAGACCGCATAAGTGGGCTTTCCCGTATAATAAAGATGATACTCTGCCCTTAAATTTGGAAAGAATCGGCGTAAAGGGTTTTTCTTTACCCAGATATGATCATAGCATCTGCACGTACTGCTCTGAATTGATGGGTCCGATCCAGATGACCATAGGAAAGACATGGGATGGGAAAGCTTTTGATGATGTTGAAGTTTTAACGGGAAAGATTCACCGTCCCACTCCGGGGATGAATCATACAATCCTTTTGGGTCAATGCCAGGTTAAATTAAACAAAGAGAATAAGCATATAAAAAATCGAATCCTGGTACCCGGCTGTCCGCCAAAAATCGATAAACTTATTTCCGGGCTGAAAGAATCCGGCATTGAGGCCGATCCCGCTGTTTTTGAAAATCTTGATATGACTCCGGGTCTTTTCATGAAACGCTACAAAGGAAAAACCGAATTTTCTCAAAAATTTTACCGGGCTGACGAAAAATTAAATACCTCGGAAGGTTATAAATTGCCTTTTTTTCGGTGA
- a CDS encoding flavodoxin family protein, with protein MKKILGLTGSPRRLGNCEIMIKEISRQVSEPHELQLIRLPELDIQPCRGCYRCLFKEKKCVLNDDFDMVLKSIIEADALILSVPAYFLGANASLKRLLDRGLSFYAHVDSLWGKPAVAAGIAGIKGKEGYTLLCINSFLKLVLADNKYSRIIYGALPGEIFFSDENKKIASDMAASLFGARLKKTGPSCPLCGGDTFRFLGDNMVRCMLCSNKGVINIINDKPVFEIARGEHELFLSKKDVMEHKKWLKGMKDRFIKEKKRLKEISLAYRNKVNCFNA; from the coding sequence ATGAAAAAAATTCTCGGCTTAACAGGTTCACCACGCAGGCTCGGCAATTGCGAAATCATGATTAAAGAGATCAGTCGACAGGTATCCGAACCGCATGAGTTGCAGCTTATACGTCTTCCTGAACTGGATATCCAGCCATGCAGAGGATGTTACAGATGCCTTTTTAAGGAGAAAAAATGTGTATTAAATGATGATTTTGATATGGTATTAAAATCTATCATCGAAGCTGATGCTTTGATTTTATCTGTACCGGCGTATTTTTTAGGAGCTAATGCCTCCCTAAAGCGATTGCTGGACAGGGGCCTGTCATTCTATGCCCACGTTGACAGTTTATGGGGCAAGCCTGCGGTGGCTGCAGGTATAGCCGGGATAAAAGGCAAAGAAGGTTATACCCTTCTTTGCATAAACAGTTTTTTGAAGCTTGTTCTGGCGGATAATAAATACAGCCGCATTATCTACGGGGCGCTGCCCGGAGAAATATTTTTCAGTGATGAGAATAAAAAAATCGCATCAGATATGGCGGCCTCCCTTTTTGGCGCCAGGCTGAAAAAAACAGGACCGAGTTGTCCTCTCTGCGGTGGAGATACTTTTCGGTTTCTTGGGGATAATATGGTCAGGTGTATGCTTTGCAGCAATAAAGGCGTTATTAATATTATTAACGACAAACCTGTCTTTGAAATTGCACGAGGGGAGCATGAGCTGTTTTTAAGCAAAAAAGATGTGATGGAGCACAAAAAATGGCTTAAGGGGATGAAAGACCGTTTTATCAAGGAAAAAAAGAGATTAAAGGAAATAAGTTTAGCATACCGTAATAAGGTGAATTGTTTTAATGCCTAA
- a CDS encoding ribonuclease Z, which produces MRPALHPRLINKPFDDPGLFISFLYEKRAILFDLGDISALSAKDILKITHVFVTHTHMDHFIGFDRLLRLCLGREKRLYIYGPKGFFLNVEGKLAGYSWNLVNHYKNGLDLIVTEVHAEYTISREYRCKDGFIPKKKAEKSIFNGILLKEPGLFVHAKILDHKIPCIGLALNEQFHVNIMKDRVLQLGLETGPWLRKFKQALYTSKDSNSEIEVNTEGKKISLKKLKKNIARITPGQKIVYITDVGFNKPNLGKIIELAGNADHLFIEAVFLENLQDIAKKKYHLTARQAGMIAGMANVKKLTLFHFSPRYQGEINLLYNEAKAAYQEFAVS; this is translated from the coding sequence ATGAGACCGGCCCTTCACCCCAGGCTTATTAATAAGCCTTTTGACGATCCCGGGCTTTTCATATCATTCTTATATGAAAAAAGAGCTATTCTTTTCGATTTAGGCGATATCAGCGCTCTTTCCGCAAAAGATATTCTTAAAATTACCCATGTGTTTGTTACCCACACGCATATGGATCATTTTATCGGCTTCGACAGACTGTTGCGCCTATGCCTGGGACGGGAAAAGAGGCTTTACATTTATGGCCCCAAAGGATTTTTTCTTAATGTTGAAGGGAAACTTGCCGGCTACTCATGGAATCTTGTTAATCATTATAAAAATGGATTGGATCTCATCGTAACCGAGGTTCATGCCGAATACACTATTTCCAGGGAATATAGATGCAAGGATGGATTTATTCCCAAAAAAAAAGCGGAAAAATCAATATTTAACGGGATACTGCTTAAAGAACCAGGCTTGTTTGTCCATGCAAAAATTCTTGATCATAAAATTCCATGTATAGGTTTAGCCCTCAATGAACAATTTCACGTCAATATAATGAAAGACCGTGTCCTGCAACTAGGGCTTGAAACCGGTCCCTGGCTTAGGAAATTCAAACAGGCATTGTATACTTCCAAAGATTCCAATTCGGAGATTGAAGTAAATACAGAAGGGAAAAAAATTTCATTAAAAAAACTGAAAAAAAATATTGCCAGGATAACCCCGGGCCAGAAAATAGTATATATTACAGATGTGGGATTCAATAAACCTAATCTGGGAAAAATAATTGAACTTGCCGGTAATGCGGATCATCTCTTTATAGAGGCGGTTTTTCTTGAGAACCTGCAGGATATTGCAAAAAAAAAATATCACCTTACAGCGCGCCAGGCCGGAATGATAGCCGGCATGGCGAATGTAAAAAAGTTAACCCTGTTTCATTTTTCGCCTCGATACCAGGGAGAGATAAACCTTTTGTACAATGAAGCCAAGGCTGCATATCAGGAGTTTGCCGTTTCTTAG
- the recJ gene encoding single-stranded-DNA-specific exonuclease RecJ, whose product MEKKWHIMQPDIESVRNIKRILKCDYITAALLANRNIISKNSLSAFFHAPISSIRKPFLLKDMDAAVRRIHTAIINNENILVFGDFDTDGITATAMLVEFLRYTGASVSYYIPHRVKEGYSLQPSHISESLIPDNINLIITVDCGSTSHDAVNTANAAGIDVIITDHHNISNSIPEACAVINPKQKDCLTGVDDLAGVGVAFYLIISLRKYLRNMKFWQGKPEPNLRKSCDLVALGTIADMVPLLEENRILARTGIEVINSTRRPGIKALCHLCGINDFSLDGEDIAFKIAPLLNASGRMAHAKEAVELLLTHDNRTAGKIAKALIDMNLKRRETEQVVFDEINNFLQRNHHMLELKALILSDKRADNGWHPGVLGIVAARLAKKYHKPVMLIAVTNGIGKGSGRSIPGYDIHAGLKNCSDLLEGFGGHSMAAGLSIKAENIPAFHKIFEDTVLNTTKEEDLIPVISIDYELDFDDITNALLNNIERLKPFGTANREPLFMAGNIKVASSKIAGGRHRSMLLKQQGSKTDRLINAIQFNVDINKPMQNRYDRMAFHVKWNRWNGSRTMQIIVEEM is encoded by the coding sequence ATGGAAAAAAAATGGCATATCATGCAGCCGGATATTGAATCTGTCCGAAATATTAAAAGAATATTAAAATGTGACTATATAACGGCGGCTTTGCTCGCAAACCGTAATATTATATCAAAAAATAGTCTATCCGCATTTTTTCATGCACCAATAAGCAGCATTCGCAAACCTTTTTTATTAAAAGATATGGATGCTGCGGTAAGAAGAATCCATACTGCTATTATCAATAATGAAAATATTCTTGTATTTGGCGATTTTGACACTGACGGTATAACAGCAACTGCGATGCTTGTTGAATTTTTACGTTATACAGGAGCAAGTGTATCTTACTATATCCCGCATAGAGTCAAGGAAGGCTATAGTCTTCAACCTTCCCATATTTCCGAGTCCTTAATACCTGACAATATAAATCTTATCATAACGGTGGATTGTGGTTCAACCAGCCATGATGCTGTTAACACAGCGAATGCAGCCGGTATAGATGTAATTATCACTGATCATCACAATATATCGAACAGCATACCTGAAGCATGTGCAGTGATAAATCCCAAACAGAAAGATTGCCTTACCGGGGTGGATGATCTTGCAGGTGTAGGCGTTGCTTTTTACCTTATCATAAGCTTGAGAAAGTACCTGCGCAACATGAAGTTCTGGCAGGGAAAGCCTGAACCGAATTTAAGAAAAAGCTGTGACCTTGTAGCACTCGGCACCATAGCCGATATGGTTCCCCTTTTGGAAGAAAATCGAATACTGGCCAGAACAGGTATTGAAGTTATCAATTCAACCCGCAGACCAGGTATTAAGGCTTTGTGTCATCTTTGCGGTATAAATGATTTTTCGTTGGATGGAGAAGATATCGCTTTTAAGATCGCACCGTTATTGAATGCATCCGGAAGAATGGCTCATGCAAAAGAGGCTGTGGAGCTTTTATTGACACACGATAACCGTACCGCCGGAAAAATCGCAAAGGCTCTGATTGATATGAATCTTAAAAGACGGGAAACAGAACAGGTGGTTTTTGATGAGATTAATAATTTTCTTCAAAGAAACCATCATATGCTCGAACTGAAAGCTCTTATATTGTCGGACAAGAGAGCTGATAATGGATGGCATCCGGGTGTGCTCGGAATCGTTGCTGCAAGACTTGCAAAAAAATATCACAAACCGGTCATGCTTATAGCTGTCACAAACGGAATCGGCAAGGGATCAGGCAGGAGCATTCCAGGTTATGATATTCATGCCGGTTTAAAGAACTGTTCCGATCTCCTGGAAGGCTTTGGAGGTCACTCCATGGCTGCCGGATTAAGCATCAAAGCGGAAAATATACCTGCATTTCATAAAATTTTTGAAGATACTGTGCTGAATACTACAAAAGAAGAAGACTTAATACCCGTAATTTCCATAGATTATGAGCTTGATTTTGACGATATTACAAATGCCCTGCTCAATAATATAGAGAGATTAAAACCCTTTGGAACAGCAAATCGAGAGCCGCTTTTTATGGCCGGAAATATCAAAGTGGCCTCATCAAAAATTGCAGGCGGCAGGCACAGGAGCATGCTTTTAAAACAACAGGGATCAAAGACTGACAGGCTTATTAATGCTATTCAATTTAATGTCGATATCAACAAGCCAATGCAAAACCGTTATGATCGCATGGCATTTCATGTCAAATGGAATCGCTGGAACGGATCAAGGACTATGCAAATAATTGTAGAAGAGATGTGA
- a CDS encoding DUF4911 domain-containing protein, whose amino-acid sequence MKTIKKYFRIDRREICFLKFIIEAYDGIAVLTTIDPAKGIVVINIAPGCEEEVEMIIKDLEKNIMIEAVSNPFPIGN is encoded by the coding sequence TTGAAAACAATAAAAAAATATTTTCGTATTGACCGCAGGGAGATCTGCTTCCTGAAGTTTATCATAGAGGCTTATGACGGGATAGCAGTATTGACTACCATAGACCCTGCCAAGGGGATTGTAGTGATAAATATTGCTCCAGGATGTGAAGAGGAAGTTGAAATGATTATTAAAGACCTTGAAAAAAACATTATGATTGAAGCAGTATCGAACCCGTTCCCTATAGGGAATTAA